Proteins found in one Vagococcus carniphilus genomic segment:
- a CDS encoding S1 domain-containing RNA-binding protein, with product MSIEVGVKLPGKVSGITNFGAFVDLGEGKTGLVHISEVSNSFVKDINDVLTVGDEVEVKVMTIGDDGKIGLSIKRANEEERPARDQRPPKKDFKRQNNNFRSDRNDRPDRSGNSRKPAASAPKKEGFDSLMSSFLKDSDERLSSIKRNTEGKRGGRGGRRS from the coding sequence ATGTCAATTGAAGTAGGGGTAAAATTACCTGGAAAAGTTTCAGGAATTACCAATTTTGGTGCATTCGTTGATTTGGGTGAAGGCAAGACAGGGTTGGTTCACATCAGTGAAGTTTCAAATAGTTTTGTAAAAGATATTAACGATGTTTTAACTGTTGGGGATGAAGTCGAAGTAAAAGTCATGACTATTGGGGATGACGGAAAAATCGGTTTGTCAATTAAACGTGCAAACGAAGAAGAGCGTCCAGCAAGAGATCAACGCCCGCCTAAGAAAGATTTTAAACGTCAAAATAATAACTTCAGATCTGACAGAAATGACAGACCTGATCGATCAGGTAACAGCCGTAAACCGGCAGCGTCGGCTCCTAAGAAAGAAGGCTTCGATTCATTAATGAGCTCATTCTTGAAAGATAGTGATGAAAGATTAAGTTCGATTAAACGAAATACTGAAGGTAAACGTGGAGGCCGCGGAGGTCGTCGCAGTTAG
- the tilS gene encoding tRNA lysidine(34) synthetase TilS, with amino-acid sequence MLTKKLEDQIKKENWWKKDERVLVAVSGGVDSVVLLHLLLELPSEVRPDIYVAHINHQLRAVSEEEEAFVLKLCRDNQVPVFTTKWTEGLTISSNVEQQARQFRYSFFDEVMKRQKITKLLTAHHEDDQVETMMMRLINGNRIKSITGMKEIREFGQGELIRPLLQIKKEELTLFATENNLFFYEDESNQSPDYLRNRLRHQLLPTIKKENPKFNEHMMRFREELEMSTSLIEEIVKLKYNNCVTFDTGEWQIDRQKFISCSQKEQYFILEYLMDSLKEKENIVIGFKQKEQLHANLLSEKPNQGYFLKKDWYVTRFYDDVTITKKKEEIEKEISFDIALNQGVFLSDTEWFGFFEVEKEEFPSTVKSWLKKEMLFSDRQQKRMIIRKKRPGDRLLLNKKGQTKKVSRYFIDEKIPTLERKKSWVVEDHENIVKWLVPFRESYLSIRDETDKIQYKLVYFYAKDE; translated from the coding sequence ATGTTAACCAAAAAGCTTGAAGACCAAATTAAGAAGGAAAATTGGTGGAAAAAGGATGAAAGAGTATTAGTAGCTGTTTCTGGAGGTGTTGATTCAGTTGTTTTACTTCATCTTTTATTAGAGTTGCCATCTGAAGTACGCCCAGATATCTATGTGGCTCATATTAATCACCAATTAAGAGCTGTTTCTGAAGAAGAAGAGGCGTTTGTGCTTAAGTTGTGTCGAGATAACCAAGTGCCAGTCTTTACAACTAAATGGACAGAGGGTTTAACGATTTCATCTAATGTGGAACAACAAGCACGTCAGTTTCGGTATAGTTTTTTTGATGAAGTGATGAAACGTCAGAAAATCACCAAACTTTTAACAGCTCATCATGAAGACGATCAAGTAGAAACAATGATGATGCGACTAATCAATGGTAATCGCATTAAATCAATTACTGGTATGAAGGAAATCAGAGAATTTGGTCAGGGAGAATTAATCAGACCCCTTCTTCAAATAAAAAAAGAAGAATTAACTTTATTTGCTACAGAGAATAATCTTTTCTTTTATGAAGATGAGAGTAATCAGTCCCCTGATTATTTACGTAATCGATTAAGACATCAATTACTTCCTACTATTAAGAAGGAAAATCCTAAATTTAATGAGCATATGATGCGTTTTAGAGAAGAGCTTGAGATGAGTACCTCTTTAATAGAAGAAATAGTTAAGCTAAAATACAATAATTGTGTAACGTTTGATACAGGTGAATGGCAAATAGATCGTCAAAAATTTATATCTTGCTCACAAAAAGAACAATATTTTATTCTAGAATACTTGATGGACTCATTAAAAGAAAAAGAGAATATTGTTATAGGATTTAAACAAAAAGAGCAACTTCATGCGAATCTTTTAAGTGAAAAGCCTAATCAGGGATATTTTCTAAAAAAAGATTGGTATGTAACGAGGTTTTATGATGATGTAACAATTACTAAGAAGAAAGAGGAGATAGAAAAAGAGATATCTTTTGACATTGCTCTTAATCAAGGTGTATTTTTATCTGATACGGAATGGTTTGGCTTTTTTGAAGTAGAAAAGGAAGAGTTTCCATCTACTGTTAAGTCGTGGTTAAAAAAAGAAATGTTATTCAGTGATAGACAGCAAAAAAGAATGATTATTCGAAAAAAAAGACCAGGAGATAGATTACTTTTAAATAAAAAAGGTCAGACAAAAAAAGTTTCAAGATACTTTATTGACGAGAAAATTCCAACTTTAGAACGA